Sequence from the bacterium genome:
TCCCTGTTTCACTTCGACCTATGGAGGGGATTTTGAACGTCGAGTTTCTAAAAAATAATCGTTGGATAGTGGTTATAGGCGCTCTCATGGTGCAATTTGCCTTGGGCGCTATTTATGCATGGTCGGTATTTACGCCTGATCTTGGGAAGGCTCCCTTTAATTTCACACCAAACCAAACGCAGGGCATTTTCTCTGCAGGGTTGGCGGCATTTGCCTTAATGATGATTGTCGCAGGCCAACTCCAAATGAAATTTGGGCCGAGAATGATGACCATGATCGGCGGCTTTTTACTTGGTTTAGGGTATGTATTGGCTGGCATGTTCGGGCATACTTTCATAGCACAGCTTGTGTGCATCGGTCTAATTGGCGGAAGCGGCATTGGTCTTGCTTATGTCTGCCCTATCGCTGTTGGCATGAAGTGGTTCCCTGACAAAAAGGGACTCATCACCGGCTTAGCGGTTGCGGGATTCGGCTTTGGCGCGACCGCATGGGTAATGCTCGCGCCCACATGGGCCAACGCGGCCGGCGTTATAGACGTACTAAAAGTCTTCACTATCTATGGATGTATATTTTTCGCGCTTGTCGAATTGGGCTCAATTGTCATGGTCAATCCACCCGCAGATTGGGCGCCGGCAGGTTGGAGTGGACCGAAGTCATCAACTTCAGGAAAAACTATCGCTTCTGTCGAATTCTCTTCCAGTGAAATGGTCCGCACCCCGCAGTTCTACATGCTGTGGCTTACGTTTGTGTTCAGCGCGCTGGCGGGGCTGATGGTGATCGGCATTATAAAACTCTTCGGCATTGATGCCCTCCAAGAGAGAAGTGGAATGACAGAGAAGGCAGCTTCGGCTGCTGCCGGTGTGGCGATGGCGGTATTCTATGCGCTCGCGAATGGTCTTGGTAGAATCGTATGGGGTGCCGTTTCAGATAAGATCGGCCGCAAGACCTCTATTATCATCATGACCGCCTTCCAAGGCGTGATGATGGTTGCCTTCTACTTAATCGGTGGAAGCGTCGGGCTCCTATTCGCAGGAGCGACAATCGTCGGGTTCAACTTCGGCGGTAACTTTGCGCTATTCCCTGCCATTACAGCAGATTTCTTCGGTACGAAATCTGTTGGCCGCAACTATGGTTGGTTATTCACAGCCTATGGCATCGGCGGCATTGTCGGCCCGATGATGGCAGGCCACTTTAAGGCGATTGGAAAAGGGCATGGAGTAACCGCATGGATGCCCGCCTTTATGATTGCAGGCGCCTTATGTATCGTGGCTTCCATTATCACCATACTTATCAAGCCGCCTGTGAAGGCTGCGATACTGACGCCTGTCAAGGAAAGAGAACTGGCTGGAGTTAAATAAACTCAGTTCACTTTTTATATACTCTTCAACCCATCTTGAATATCTTCAGGATGGGTTGATTGTTTTTGCGGAGAAAAATACTCTTAAAAAGATACTGGTAAAATTATTGTGGTTAATGGGTATAGTTGAATATGGAAATCTATTAGTAGCAGTGATTCTGCCTGATGGGTCTGCAACCATTTAGCTGATCTTGAGTGAAAGGGTTGGCTCGCGCCAACACGGAGTTACTGGGAGGATAAATGCACCAATTTCATACATTTTCTGTTGTACCTAAACTGCCCGATAAACTGCGGCCGTTAGAAAAACTGGCTTTTAATCTACGATGGAGCTGGGATAGCAGCCTTGCCGAACTTGCCAAAATGCTCGATTCGCATGCTTGGGAAGCTTCGTGTCATAACCCGGTGACGATGCTGGGCATGGTTCCTCAAGAGCGCCTTTCTCAAGCTGCTGAAGACCCTGTATTTATTGAACACATGGAAACGGCCTATCGGGAGTTGCAAGACCACTTAACAGGCGATTTCTGGTTCCAACAAGCACATGCAGATGCGGAGAATGTCAGCATCGCTTATTTCTCGGCTGAGTTCGGAATTGCGGAGTGTTTGCCAATTTATTCGGGCGGTCTTGGAGTTTTAGCAGGCGATCACCTGAAAGCTGCCAGCGAACTTGGCGACCCTTTGGTTGGAGTAACACTGCTCTACCAAAAGGGTTACTTTAGGCAATATCTCAATGTTGATGGATGGCAGCAGGAACGATATCCCTCAAACGACTTCAGCAATCTCCCCATCAACCTGATGAAGAAGCCTGATGGTAGTCCAGTCACTATTTCAGTCGACTTTCCCAACCGCAAAGTTCATGCACAGGTGTGGGAAGCTAAAGTCGGTCGCGTTTCCCTCTATATGCTCGATACAAATGTGGCTTTAAATGATGCGCGCGACCACTACATCACCAACGAACTCTATGGCGGCGATCAAGAGACACGCATTCAGCAGGAGATCATGTTAGGGATCGGCGGCACTCGCGCGTTGGTTGAATTGGGGATTTCACGTACTGTCTATCACATGAATGAGGGACACTCTGCATTTCTTGCGCTTGAGCGGATACGAATGCTCATGCAAGAGAAGGGTATCAGCTTCGATTTGGCTCGTCAAATAACGAGCGCCGGGAACGTTTTTACCACTCATACACCCGTTGCCGCAGGGTTTGATGTTTTCCATCCGGCGATGATGCAAGTTTATTTTGGAGATTATGCCAAATCGCTTGGTTTGGAATGGGAAGAGTTCATGGCGCTAGGCCGAGTAGACCCCAGCGACAAGACTTCAGGCTTTAACATGGCGGTTTTGGCTATGAAAAATTCGCCCTATGTAAATGGGGTAAGTAAGCTTCATGGCCAAGTCTCGCGCTCGATGGTTGAGCCGTTATGGCCTGGCTATTCAAACGAAGAAATCCCTGTGAATTCTGTCACCAATGGGATTCATACCAGCAGTTGGATATCTGCTGATATGGCACGATTATTTGACGAATATCTTGGCTTTGAATGGTCAAGCCAGGTACCGAAAGAGGAAATATGGGCGAAGGTCGATGAAATTCCTGATGAGGAATTGTGGGCAATCCATCAACGCCATCGTATGAAGCTGGTCGAGTTTGCGAGAAAGCGAATGCATGAGCAGTTGGTTCAGCGAAATGTAAATCGTCGTGAGGTAGATGCGGCAAAGAATATCTTGAACCCGGAAGCGCTTACCATCGGCTTTGCTAGACGCTTTGCAACTTACAAGCGCGCAACGCTCATCTTAAGCGATCCGGAGCGGCTCAAGAAAATTATATCCAATACCGACCGTCCAGTCCAGTTTGTTTTTGCTGGAAAAGCGCACCCAAAGGATGATGCCGGCAAAGATTACCTTCGCCAAATCGTTCACTTCGCGCGTGAAGAGTCTGTGCGCAATCACATGGTCTTCTTAGAAGATTACGACCTTGCAACCGCCCGTAAAATGGTGCACGGAGTTGATGTTTGGCTGAATACGCCCCGACGACCGATGGAAGCCAGCGGAACAAGCGGTATGAAGGTTGTTTGCAACGGCGGCTTGAACTTCTCGGTGCTTGATGGCTGGTGGGCAGAAGCCTATGAGCCGGAGGTCGGCTGGGCAATCGGTTCGGGCGAAGAGTACACGGATTTCGCCTATCAAGATCGTGTTGAAGCTCAGGAAATGTATGAGTTGCTGGAGCAGGATATAGTTCCGTTATTCTATAACCGAGACCAAGATGATGTCCCGCATGAATGGATTGCGAAAATGAAAGCCTGCATGCGTAAACTGATGCCAGTATACAGTACCTGCCGAATGGTACGCGAATATACCGATCGCTTCTATATTCCGGCCGGCAAGAGGTATCAGACCTTTGCCGGTGATGATTACAGCCGCGCCCAATCAGTTGTCGATTGGAAAAAGCGAATCAAGGCCAACTGGTCACAGGTTAGCGTGGGAGAGGTTAAGGAAGAAGAGGGAAACTTACTTACTATCGGCAGCGAGATGAAAATCTCTGCAATGGTCGAACTAGGTGTTCTTTCCCCGACGGATGTTTCAGTTGAAATCTATTGGGGTAATATCCGTACTGAAACCGGTGTTGTCAATGGCAGGACGATTCGAATGACTCGCATTGAATCCAAAGATGGGCTGCATCATTATGAGGGCTGCATTCCTTGCGATAATAGTGGATTACATGGATATACGATCCGAGTAATACCCGATCATCCAGACGCAGTTATCCCCTACGATTTGAACTTGATAACGTGGGAATAAACTAGTCGTAGGGATATAAGTAACAAGAAAGCCTCGCCTGCAATAGCAAGCGAGGCTTTCTTGTTTTTGGGCTATGAACCTGATACGCCAAAGTTGTTGATGATGGCAAGGAAGTCTAAGTCATCAACGATATTATCACCGTTCGAATCATAAATCGATCCGATACTGCCGAAGTTGTTGATGATGGCAAGAAAGTCAAGGTCATCTATTACGTTGCTATCGGTAACATCGCCCATAATTAAGCCTGCATGAGCAGGACCATCGAACGTTCCTGCGATGTTAGATCCGGAAGTGGTCACCGTGAGCGTTTGGCTTAGATATTTGAAGGGCTTAGCGCGAACAGTATGGCTGCCGGTAGGCGGAAGCGAAACTTGAAAAGTGGCTGTATTGCCGGAACCGGTCATCGAGACTGATGTAGGCGCGCCGCCATCAATAGTCACTTGAACTGGCAAACTCGAAATAGGGGTAACAGAACCTACCCACCCACCGAGTTTTATTGTTCCAGTGAATGAAATATCTGGAGT
This genomic interval carries:
- a CDS encoding OFA family MFS transporter codes for the protein PVSLRPMEGILNVEFLKNNRWIVVIGALMVQFALGAIYAWSVFTPDLGKAPFNFTPNQTQGIFSAGLAAFALMMIVAGQLQMKFGPRMMTMIGGFLLGLGYVLAGMFGHTFIAQLVCIGLIGGSGIGLAYVCPIAVGMKWFPDKKGLITGLAVAGFGFGATAWVMLAPTWANAAGVIDVLKVFTIYGCIFFALVELGSIVMVNPPADWAPAGWSGPKSSTSGKTIASVEFSSSEMVRTPQFYMLWLTFVFSALAGLMVIGIIKLFGIDALQERSGMTEKAASAAAGVAMAVFYALANGLGRIVWGAVSDKIGRKTSIIIMTAFQGVMMVAFYLIGGSVGLLFAGATIVGFNFGGNFALFPAITADFFGTKSVGRNYGWLFTAYGIGGIVGPMMAGHFKAIGKGHGVTAWMPAFMIAGALCIVASIITILIKPPVKAAILTPVKERELAGVK
- the glgP gene encoding alpha-glucan family phosphorylase, which translates into the protein MHQFHTFSVVPKLPDKLRPLEKLAFNLRWSWDSSLAELAKMLDSHAWEASCHNPVTMLGMVPQERLSQAAEDPVFIEHMETAYRELQDHLTGDFWFQQAHADAENVSIAYFSAEFGIAECLPIYSGGLGVLAGDHLKAASELGDPLVGVTLLYQKGYFRQYLNVDGWQQERYPSNDFSNLPINLMKKPDGSPVTISVDFPNRKVHAQVWEAKVGRVSLYMLDTNVALNDARDHYITNELYGGDQETRIQQEIMLGIGGTRALVELGISRTVYHMNEGHSAFLALERIRMLMQEKGISFDLARQITSAGNVFTTHTPVAAGFDVFHPAMMQVYFGDYAKSLGLEWEEFMALGRVDPSDKTSGFNMAVLAMKNSPYVNGVSKLHGQVSRSMVEPLWPGYSNEEIPVNSVTNGIHTSSWISADMARLFDEYLGFEWSSQVPKEEIWAKVDEIPDEELWAIHQRHRMKLVEFARKRMHEQLVQRNVNRREVDAAKNILNPEALTIGFARRFATYKRATLILSDPERLKKIISNTDRPVQFVFAGKAHPKDDAGKDYLRQIVHFAREESVRNHMVFLEDYDLATARKMVHGVDVWLNTPRRPMEASGTSGMKVVCNGGLNFSVLDGWWAEAYEPEVGWAIGSGEEYTDFAYQDRVEAQEMYELLEQDIVPLFYNRDQDDVPHEWIAKMKACMRKLMPVYSTCRMVREYTDRFYIPAGKRYQTFAGDDYSRAQSVVDWKKRIKANWSQVSVGEVKEEEGNLLTIGSEMKISAMVELGVLSPTDVSVEIYWGNIRTETGVVNGRTIRMTRIESKDGLHHYEGCIPCDNSGLHGYTIRVIPDHPDAVIPYDLNLITWE